In one window of Saprospiraceae bacterium DNA:
- the xseA gene encoding exodeoxyribonuclease VII large subunit produces the protein MDCFSLSRLHTYIRRVISLNFPEPVWVRAEILNVVSKSGHYYLELAEKSPSDEILAQSSAVLWKNQAADVSKNLGTTVSGILKTGNEIMFKAQVDFHVRYGLKLQLLELNKEFTLGLMAINKQKVIQRLQQEGLWQKNKTCELPLHLKNIAIIASKSSAAFADFTHQLNNNVYGYKYGIKCFDVAVQGQFAVSSICEAFHKLQSGKKFYDLIVLIRGGGSRHDLSDFDQFEISKAVSQCQIPVLTGIGHQTDESVTDLSAFKSLKTPTAVAEFIVHHTLNLEEQTELIAQFIFQNSFERLQRLRTNLQYFQSDLQYSAKQHVSAELLNAMRFEHKLREITKDLYVKTKEKHAALLAFLVANDPVEILNKGYSISTIQGKSLHHLSKIESGQELTTRYNSGILKSKITDVWRKEN, from the coding sequence TTGGATTGTTTTTCACTTAGCAGGCTTCACACTTATATCCGCAGGGTTATAAGCCTCAATTTTCCCGAGCCGGTTTGGGTACGGGCTGAAATACTTAATGTCGTTTCAAAATCGGGCCACTACTACCTGGAACTTGCAGAGAAATCACCAAGCGATGAAATTCTTGCTCAAAGTTCTGCGGTCTTGTGGAAAAATCAGGCTGCTGATGTTTCAAAAAATCTTGGAACGACTGTGTCAGGAATCTTGAAAACAGGAAACGAGATCATGTTTAAAGCCCAAGTGGATTTTCATGTTCGTTACGGTTTAAAATTACAGCTGCTTGAACTCAACAAAGAGTTTACCCTGGGCCTGATGGCTATCAATAAGCAAAAAGTCATACAACGATTGCAGCAGGAAGGTCTATGGCAAAAAAACAAAACTTGTGAGCTGCCATTGCATTTGAAAAATATTGCCATCATAGCCAGTAAAAGTTCTGCTGCTTTTGCTGATTTTACACATCAATTGAATAACAATGTTTATGGTTACAAGTACGGAATCAAATGTTTTGATGTAGCAGTGCAAGGACAATTTGCAGTATCGAGTATTTGCGAAGCTTTTCATAAACTGCAGTCCGGCAAAAAGTTTTACGACCTGATTGTATTAATCCGCGGAGGTGGTTCAAGACATGATTTGTCTGATTTTGATCAATTTGAAATATCAAAAGCAGTATCGCAGTGTCAGATCCCTGTGCTCACCGGTATTGGTCACCAAACGGATGAATCGGTAACTGATCTTTCGGCATTTAAATCTTTAAAAACTCCTACGGCTGTTGCAGAATTTATTGTTCATCATACCTTGAATTTGGAAGAACAAACAGAACTAATCGCTCAGTTCATTTTCCAAAATTCATTTGAACGATTGCAGAGGCTGAGAACCAATTTGCAATATTTCCAATCGGATTTACAGTATTCCGCGAAACAGCATGTTTCAGCCGAATTGTTAAATGCTATGCGCTTCGAACATAAACTGCGGGAGATCACAAAAGATCTATATGTAAAAACAAAAGAAAAACACGCAGCACTGCTCGCTTTTTTAGTAGCCAACGATCCGGTTGAAATTCTCAATAAAGGCTATAGTATTTCGACGATACAAGGCAAATCATTGCATCATTTATCTAAAATTGAATCGGGCCAGGAGTTGACTACCAGGTACAATTCAGGAATTCTCAAAAGTAAAATAACAGATGTATGGCGAAAAGAAAATTAA
- a CDS encoding T9SS type A sorting domain-containing protein, protein MKLIFSALAFMAANSLFAQAEFCGTRVEDQQQALNSIEGVEHFFRQDQTITYIPIMVHNVTNDNSSSFFAAWPLFETMCTLNSDFLPTGFQFYLEKDFNYIRNSEWNNHEEFNKGEEMMIESNEPAMVNCYLVSDPAGNCGYFTYRGDGVALNKTCLGKFSHTWAHELGHFFSLPHTFYGWEGIRYTNSKKTSDYQSDVFRQIENVVRAQCKRQADYFCDTYPDYISYRWNCNQNGESNLIMRDVNDSTFRADGTLFMSYSDDQCMNRFSTEQMDAMYKSYNGPREELKRSDVVPVFFNQSSLSLEFPVDSIVVPSRNLEVSWEAVPNASYYVLQISRTQNFSVIIKNLLLTTNKINIDSLTQGKNYWWRVRAYTNFEFCGIESATGYFRTESEIVGTEEFSNEGIQVYPNPVKSTAKLHIDLKDPVKVIRQLKLTSINGGLAVHPGFQNTENGILVNLEAVPAGLYFLTLNTDSGNYFSKISIQNEL, encoded by the coding sequence ATGAAGCTGATCTTTAGCGCGCTAGCCTTTATGGCTGCAAATTCATTATTTGCCCAGGCTGAATTTTGTGGAACCCGGGTCGAAGACCAACAACAGGCTTTAAATTCTATAGAAGGGGTTGAACATTTCTTTAGGCAAGACCAGACCATTACCTACATTCCCATCATGGTTCATAATGTAACTAACGACAATTCGTCCAGTTTTTTTGCCGCATGGCCTTTGTTCGAAACGATGTGTACGCTGAACTCCGATTTTCTTCCTACAGGTTTCCAGTTTTACCTCGAAAAAGATTTTAATTACATAAGAAACAGCGAGTGGAACAATCACGAAGAATTTAACAAAGGCGAGGAAATGATGATTGAAAGCAATGAACCGGCTATGGTTAATTGCTATCTTGTATCTGATCCTGCTGGTAATTGCGGTTATTTCACTTACAGAGGTGATGGCGTAGCATTAAATAAAACCTGTCTGGGTAAATTCAGCCATACCTGGGCACACGAACTCGGGCATTTCTTTTCTCTTCCTCATACTTTTTATGGTTGGGAAGGCATTCGGTATACCAACAGTAAAAAGACATCCGACTATCAGTCGGATGTCTTCCGTCAAATCGAAAATGTCGTACGTGCCCAATGCAAACGACAGGCAGATTATTTCTGCGACACTTATCCCGATTATATTTCCTACAGATGGAATTGTAACCAAAACGGCGAGAGTAACCTGATCATGAGGGATGTCAATGATTCTACTTTCAGAGCAGACGGAACCTTGTTTATGTCTTATTCAGATGATCAGTGTATGAACAGATTCAGTACAGAGCAAATGGACGCCATGTACAAAAGTTACAACGGTCCCCGTGAAGAATTAAAACGCTCGGATGTAGTTCCCGTTTTCTTCAACCAGTCGAGTTTAAGTTTGGAATTCCCTGTAGACAGTATCGTTGTTCCATCCAGAAATCTCGAAGTAAGTTGGGAAGCAGTTCCAAATGCAAGCTATTATGTACTTCAGATCAGCAGGACTCAAAATTTCAGCGTTATCATTAAAAATCTTTTACTGACTACTAATAAAATCAATATCGATTCTCTTACGCAAGGCAAAAATTATTGGTGGCGGGTAAGAGCTTATACTAATTTTGAGTTTTGCGGAATTGAATCTGCAACCGGTTACTTCAGAACAGAATCGGAAATCGTTGGTACGGAAGAGTTTTCCAATGAAGGAATACAGGTCTATCCGAATCCGGTAAAATCAACAGCTAAATTGCATATCGACTTAAAAGATCCTGTAAAAGTAATACGCCAGCTGAAGCTCACTTCCATTAACGGCGGACTTGCCGTTCATCCGGGTTTTCAAAATACCGAAAATGGTATTCTGGTAAATTTGGAAGCAGTACCAGCGGGTTTATATTTTTTAACTTTGAACACCGATTCAGGAAATTACTTTTCTAAAATTTCCATTCAAAACGAATTATGA
- the panB gene encoding 3-methyl-2-oxobutanoate hydroxymethyltransferase: MALDKNLKRVTTHTLQEMKAGGMKISMLTAYDFSMAKLLDRAGIDVLLVGDSASNVMAGHETTLPITLDQMIYHAQSVVRAVQRALVVVDMPFGSYQGNSRLALESAIRIMKESGAHAVKLEGGEEVVESVKRILTAGIPVMGHLGLTPQSIYKFGTYVVRAKEDAEAEKLKHDAILLQESGCFALVLEKIPAKLAVDVSSKLEIPTIGIGAGAGSDGQVLVSHDMLGINHEFNPRFLRRYASLHEVIEQAVRQYISDVQSGDFPNSNEQY, from the coding sequence ATGGCTTTGGATAAAAATTTAAAGAGAGTTACAACCCATACCCTGCAGGAGATGAAAGCCGGTGGGATGAAGATTTCTATGCTGACCGCATATGACTTCTCAATGGCGAAACTCCTGGACCGAGCCGGCATCGATGTACTTCTTGTGGGAGATTCGGCTTCCAATGTCATGGCAGGTCATGAAACTACGCTCCCGATTACGCTGGACCAAATGATCTACCATGCCCAATCTGTCGTTCGGGCTGTTCAGCGGGCTTTGGTTGTAGTAGATATGCCTTTTGGTTCTTACCAGGGGAACAGCCGACTTGCCTTGGAGTCTGCCATAAGGATTATGAAGGAAAGTGGTGCCCATGCGGTCAAACTGGAAGGTGGTGAAGAAGTTGTAGAGTCCGTAAAAAGAATACTGACAGCAGGTATTCCGGTAATGGGTCATTTGGGCTTGACCCCGCAATCCATTTATAAATTCGGGACTTATGTAGTTCGTGCCAAAGAGGATGCAGAAGCAGAGAAACTAAAACACGATGCAATTTTACTTCAGGAATCCGGATGTTTTGCCCTGGTTCTGGAAAAAATCCCGGCAAAACTGGCAGTTGATGTAAGCAGTAAACTGGAAATTCCAACAATCGGTATTGGCGCTGGTGCCGGTTCAGACGGACAGGTACTGGTCAGCCACGATATGCTGGGTATCAATCACGAATTTAATCCCAGATTTTTGCGACGTTATGCCTCACTTCACGAAGTAATTGAACAGGCAGTCAGGCAATACATCTCTGATGTTCAAAGTGGAGATTTCCCAAATTCAAACGAGCAGTATTAA
- the tilS gene encoding tRNA lysidine(34) synthetase TilS produces the protein MNNIRKFIENSKLFSRTSRLLVAVSGGVDSMVLVHALHSSGYQIGLVHVNYKLRKGDSDLDEKLIRDYAAKHALDLHVHTNPGFLSKTNLQEQARSMRYSFFEQVRIEHKYDFVLTAHHADDVIESFIYNLSRGAGINGLKSIPEVNGSIIRPLLNFNKAEIQEYAKQYDVPHRIDLSNLEEKYDRNFIRNKILPEIEQRFPSFRTMVMRSIGHLKMLHRYYDKALTDWKKMKMAEKLDQLIISNDGYDDHVFVSQILADLGFHPETIQKILSGEHQPGKIFHNDTGGQLITDRAQFIFCNAQPNSVPAIHMNRSEKQVHCIFGNFAISESTMTKELNLSDHHDHCDEVFDLDNLSFPLVIRNWQAGDRIRPFGLQGKHKKVQDVFTDHKLNIVEKSKTPVVCAGNEIIWIPGLMRSDLFRVSDQTEQVLNIKWSGKDNGFDCNGVE, from the coding sequence ATGAATAATATTCGCAAATTTATTGAAAATTCCAAATTATTTTCACGTACTTCCAGATTATTGGTGGCAGTTAGTGGAGGTGTAGACTCCATGGTACTTGTGCATGCGCTCCATTCTTCGGGTTATCAGATAGGATTGGTTCATGTAAACTATAAATTGAGAAAAGGGGATTCAGATCTGGATGAAAAGCTGATCAGGGATTATGCCGCAAAACATGCTCTGGACCTGCATGTTCACACCAACCCCGGATTTCTGTCTAAAACTAATTTGCAGGAACAAGCCAGATCGATGAGGTATTCATTCTTTGAGCAGGTCAGAATTGAACATAAATACGACTTCGTGCTCACTGCGCATCATGCAGACGATGTAATAGAAAGTTTTATATACAACCTTTCGCGCGGTGCCGGGATCAACGGATTAAAATCCATCCCGGAGGTGAATGGATCCATCATCCGTCCATTGCTGAATTTTAATAAAGCTGAAATTCAGGAATACGCAAAACAATACGATGTGCCCCATCGTATCGATCTAAGCAATCTGGAAGAGAAATACGACCGAAATTTCATAAGGAACAAAATTCTTCCGGAAATCGAACAGCGGTTTCCTTCTTTCCGGACCATGGTAATGCGAAGCATCGGCCACTTAAAAATGCTTCATCGGTATTACGATAAAGCATTGACCGATTGGAAAAAAATGAAGATGGCAGAGAAATTGGATCAACTCATTATCTCCAACGATGGTTATGATGATCATGTGTTCGTTTCACAGATATTGGCAGATCTGGGATTCCACCCGGAAACTATCCAAAAGATTTTATCTGGGGAACATCAGCCTGGTAAAATATTTCATAACGATACCGGCGGACAGCTGATCACAGACCGTGCTCAATTCATATTCTGCAATGCACAACCCAACTCTGTCCCTGCGATCCACATGAACAGATCAGAAAAACAAGTCCATTGCATTTTTGGAAATTTTGCAATAAGCGAAAGCACAATGACAAAAGAGTTGAACTTATCGGATCACCATGATCATTGTGATGAAGTATTTGATCTTGATAATCTTTCATTCCCTTTAGTTATTAGAAACTGGCAGGCAGGAGATCGCATCAGACCTTTTGGATTGCAAGGAAAGCATAAAAAGGTTCAGGACGTATTTACAGATCACAAACTAAATATTGTTGAAAAATCGAAAACACCAGTTGTTTGTGCAGGCAATGAAATCATTTGGATTCCCGGGCTGATGCGGTCTGATTTGTTCAGGGTGAGCGATCAAACGGAACAAGTATTGAACATAAAGTGGTCAGGAAAAGACAATGGTTTTGATTGCAATGGAGTCGAATAA
- a CDS encoding AhpC/TSA family protein — MLNLRDTMDQMITQTGESVLELSNKNEILLVFLRHFGCTFCREALEELSMIKKEISESKVQLVMVHMSTEELAFKYFQKYGLLEIQRVGDPECKFYKEFGLIKGTFNQLFGFRSWFRGIEAGLIKGYGFGMQLGDGFQMPGVFLISKGKILSEFRHKFPSDKPDYLKMVNCQSAHTKP, encoded by the coding sequence ATGCTCAATTTGCGGGATACCATGGACCAAATGATCACCCAGACGGGTGAATCTGTATTGGAACTTTCAAACAAAAATGAAATATTACTGGTTTTCCTCCGACACTTTGGATGTACATTTTGCAGAGAAGCCTTGGAAGAACTATCGATGATCAAAAAAGAAATATCAGAGAGCAAAGTTCAACTCGTGATGGTGCATATGTCCACTGAAGAATTGGCATTTAAATATTTCCAAAAATATGGATTACTCGAAATCCAAAGGGTAGGTGATCCTGAATGTAAATTCTATAAAGAATTTGGACTCATCAAGGGCACTTTCAATCAACTTTTTGGATTCAGGTCCTGGTTTAGAGGAATCGAAGCCGGACTTATCAAAGGCTACGGTTTTGGAATGCAACTTGGCGATGGTTTCCAAATGCCGGGCGTATTTCTCATCTCAAAAGGGAAGATCCTGTCTGAATTCAGACACAAGTTTCCTTCTGATAAGCCCGATTACCTTAAAATGGTCAATTGCCAGTCAGCACATACTAAGCCCTAG
- the mltG gene encoding endolytic transglycosylase MltG, which yields MLLKKAIYSLLGVAVFAGMSMAYLAYYAAFKSNVKERPQGFTLYVYPDDSRDMVFHKLDTILEDPCSFIRLSKVLRIEKWKTGKYILKFGQDNLTILKKLRNGIQDPVHLTFNNVKDLYELSAVLGQQLMLDSADFVKAWSDSIYLAGLNLQYEKLLCRFVPNTYQVYWNWSPDKILTRIIEEHNSFWEKKDRIQKAKIKGLSPDEIYILASIVEKETNVEDEKGLIASVYLNRLKQGMKLQADPTVVYALGREDIYRVLLEHLKVESPYNTYLNEGLPPGPIFMPSISTIDSVLDSPPNDYLFFCAKPGYEGRHAFAETLRGHSQNAVAYRRWLDKQKIR from the coding sequence ATGCTACTTAAAAAAGCGATTTATTCCCTGCTTGGAGTAGCAGTGTTTGCAGGTATGTCAATGGCCTATTTGGCTTATTATGCTGCTTTTAAATCCAATGTCAAAGAAAGACCTCAGGGATTTACGCTTTACGTATATCCCGATGACAGCAGGGACATGGTTTTTCATAAATTAGATACGATTCTCGAAGATCCCTGTTCGTTCATTCGGTTATCCAAAGTTTTGAGGATTGAAAAATGGAAGACCGGGAAATATATTTTAAAGTTTGGCCAGGATAATCTCACCATACTAAAAAAACTTAGAAATGGAATTCAGGATCCTGTCCATTTGACTTTTAACAATGTAAAAGATCTCTATGAATTATCGGCAGTGCTTGGACAACAACTAATGCTGGATTCGGCTGATTTTGTTAAGGCCTGGTCCGATAGTATTTACCTCGCGGGTCTCAATCTTCAATATGAAAAATTACTTTGTCGCTTTGTCCCCAATACTTATCAGGTGTATTGGAATTGGAGTCCCGATAAAATATTAACGCGCATTATCGAAGAGCACAATAGTTTTTGGGAAAAAAAGGACAGAATTCAAAAGGCGAAAATTAAAGGCTTGAGTCCGGATGAAATCTACATATTAGCATCTATCGTTGAAAAAGAAACCAACGTCGAAGATGAAAAGGGATTGATCGCTTCGGTTTATCTCAACCGCCTGAAACAGGGGATGAAATTACAGGCCGACCCGACAGTTGTGTATGCCCTTGGGAGAGAAGATATTTATAGAGTTTTACTGGAGCATCTTAAGGTGGAATCCCCCTATAATACTTATCTTAACGAAGGATTACCACCCGGCCCCATCTTCATGCCATCCATTTCAACGATAGACTCCGTATTGGATAGCCCACCAAACGATTATTTATTTTTTTGTGCGAAACCGGGTTATGAAGGACGGCATGCTTTTGCCGAAACGCTTCGAGGACATAGTCAAAATGCAGTTGCTTATCGAAGGTGGCTGGACAAGCAAAAAATACGTTAG
- the mdh gene encoding malate dehydrogenase: MAKVTVVGAGNVGATVANVLAHKDFVKEIALIDIKAEMAVGKALDSFQQAPIDYYSTRLVGTGDYALTANSDIVVITAGLPRKPGMSRDDLISTNAEIVNSVTKNILQYSSDPIIIVVSNPLDVMTYAAYKVSGLSDKKVIGMAGILDTARYRAFLAEALDVSPKDIQALLMGGHGDSMVPLPRFTTVCGIPVTDLIGEEQLNAIVERTKFGGGELVKLMGTSAWYAPGAAAAQMVEAILKDEKRIFPCCVRLSGQYNLQNVFVGVPVKLGKQGVESVLELKLSPAELEMLNKSAAEVRSMMEVYDNLHP, translated from the coding sequence ATGGCAAAAGTTACCGTAGTAGGGGCAGGAAATGTGGGTGCAACCGTCGCCAATGTACTTGCTCACAAAGACTTTGTAAAAGAAATCGCACTTATCGACATCAAAGCCGAAATGGCTGTCGGGAAAGCGCTCGATAGCTTTCAACAGGCGCCAATCGATTATTATTCTACCCGGTTAGTGGGCACCGGTGATTACGCACTAACGGCAAACTCAGACATCGTCGTGATCACTGCAGGTCTTCCCCGGAAACCAGGTATGTCGAGGGATGATCTGATCAGTACCAATGCCGAGATTGTCAATTCTGTGACTAAAAACATCCTTCAATATTCAAGCGACCCCATCATTATTGTGGTTTCCAATCCACTCGATGTAATGACCTATGCCGCATATAAGGTATCGGGCCTTTCCGATAAAAAAGTAATCGGCATGGCCGGTATACTGGATACAGCGCGCTACCGGGCTTTTCTGGCAGAAGCCCTGGATGTTTCTCCAAAAGATATCCAGGCCCTTCTCATGGGTGGCCATGGAGATTCCATGGTTCCGCTCCCGAGATTTACGACGGTTTGCGGTATTCCTGTCACCGATCTTATTGGAGAAGAACAACTTAACGCCATTGTGGAGCGAACAAAATTTGGAGGTGGGGAATTGGTGAAACTCATGGGCACCTCAGCCTGGTATGCTCCGGGAGCAGCTGCAGCACAGATGGTTGAAGCGATTTTGAAAGACGAAAAGCGGATTTTTCCCTGTTGCGTGCGCTTGTCCGGGCAATATAATCTTCAAAATGTGTTTGTTGGAGTTCCGGTCAAACTAGGCAAACAAGGTGTTGAATCTGTCCTCGAACTAAAGTTAAGTCCGGCTGAATTGGAAATGCTCAACAAATCGGCTGCTGAAGTCAGATCGATGATGGAGGTTTACGATAATTTACATCCCTGA
- a CDS encoding T9SS type A sorting domain-containing protein: MNKFLMLMGLCLMIPFMSMAQQLRGTCGTGLEDNLLIKERMLENREQWKDKIRPRSGAINYIPINFWLMAKDDGSGRLAPSKVTEFMCCLNKTVYKDMEFQFYINKIVFENRTAVFDDPSSTLGEAYIRSYMLSNKNAINIFAANTARASEPGVLAFYNRNGDYIVTNKAYLNSDCSTLAHEIGHYFSLPHTFLGWEDTDYYVLTSTCTKPTPKTLPNGALVEYVDRNKAGTSGKKNCEQAADGFCDTPADYNLGFGYNGRGCNYDSCAVDPDGVKLDPMESNYMSYFLDCIETFTTQQQDAIHIDYLTAARNYLRRTPAYSPKPEITEKVNYIKPTNGNPPLGYDEVVFDWDDVPEATHYIFELAENTGFTLNPRFFLLTKSDTVLKNLVKNKTYIWRVTPYNGNSFCIVSNLATFKNPNWTVASEDIQDQQTQNYVVQNATRAAKWMVSNRNNGEYSYQLMDSRGASVARGSFVMQNGQTAIELNSLAPGMYFYQITNSSQQTNTGKFFIY, encoded by the coding sequence ATGAATAAATTTTTAATGCTAATGGGCTTGTGCCTCATGATTCCTTTTATGAGTATGGCTCAACAACTTCGGGGTACCTGCGGAACGGGACTTGAAGATAACCTGCTCATCAAGGAAAGGATGCTTGAAAACCGGGAGCAGTGGAAAGATAAGATCAGGCCCAGATCAGGAGCTATTAATTACATCCCCATCAATTTTTGGTTGATGGCAAAGGACGATGGATCCGGAAGGCTGGCTCCTTCAAAAGTTACTGAATTCATGTGCTGCTTGAATAAAACAGTTTATAAAGACATGGAATTCCAGTTTTATATCAATAAAATCGTTTTTGAAAACAGGACTGCCGTATTTGATGATCCAAGCAGTACCCTGGGTGAAGCCTACATTCGCTCCTATATGCTCTCGAATAAGAATGCCATCAATATTTTCGCTGCAAACACGGCCAGAGCATCAGAACCCGGAGTTTTGGCATTTTATAACCGAAATGGGGATTACATCGTAACCAATAAAGCCTATTTGAATAGCGATTGTTCTACCTTGGCACATGAAATTGGACACTATTTTTCGTTGCCGCATACATTTTTGGGTTGGGAGGATACGGATTACTATGTATTGACAAGTACGTGTACCAAACCAACTCCAAAAACACTGCCCAATGGGGCTTTGGTTGAATATGTTGACCGCAATAAAGCAGGAACCTCCGGAAAGAAAAATTGCGAACAGGCTGCCGATGGTTTTTGTGACACTCCTGCCGATTACAATTTGGGATTTGGGTATAATGGACGTGGCTGCAATTACGATAGCTGTGCAGTCGATCCGGATGGAGTTAAGCTCGATCCGATGGAATCGAACTATATGAGTTATTTCCTGGATTGTATTGAAACTTTCACAACACAACAACAAGATGCTATCCATATCGATTATTTAACTGCGGCAAGAAATTATTTGCGAAGGACACCGGCGTATTCGCCAAAACCTGAAATTACAGAAAAGGTAAATTACATCAAACCAACCAACGGTAATCCTCCATTGGGTTATGACGAAGTTGTTTTCGATTGGGATGATGTACCCGAAGCAACGCACTATATTTTTGAACTTGCAGAAAATACAGGGTTTACACTGAATCCAAGATTCTTCTTATTGACGAAGTCTGATACTGTTTTGAAAAATCTTGTAAAAAATAAGACCTATATCTGGCGTGTAACTCCATACAACGGTAATAGTTTTTGTATCGTTTCCAATCTTGCGACTTTTAAAAATCCTAACTGGACTGTGGCATCTGAAGATATCCAAGATCAACAGACCCAAAATTATGTGGTGCAAAATGCAACACGTGCTGCTAAATGGATGGTCTCGAACCGCAATAACGGAGAGTATTCATATCAGTTGATGGATTCGAGGGGAGCTTCTGTTGCCAGGGGATCTTTTGTTATGCAAAATGGACAGACCGCCATTGAATTGAATTCATTAGCACCTGGTATGTATTTTTATCAGATAACCAATTCCAGCCAACAGACAAATACCGGAAAATTTTTCATTTATTAA
- the xseB gene encoding exodeoxyribonuclease VII small subunit gives MAKRKLTYAEAMSALEKIADKIKREQIPIEELPDEIKKARELLEYCNSLLRNIESELEFVQGSSEEE, from the coding sequence ATGGCGAAAAGAAAATTAACCTACGCCGAGGCGATGTCTGCTCTGGAAAAGATCGCAGATAAAATCAAACGCGAACAGATCCCTATCGAAGAATTGCCTGATGAAATTAAAAAGGCCAGGGAACTTCTTGAATATTGCAACAGTCTTCTTCGGAATATTGAAAGCGAGTTGGAATTTGTTCAGGGTTCATCTGAAGAAGAATGA
- the sucC gene encoding ADP-forming succinate--CoA ligase subunit beta → MNLHEYQGKQLLEQHGVRVQRGVLVENSSEFESAFQKLIDHTQTGFVVVKAQIHAGGRGKGGGVKLAKNKNEVLEFANQILGMQLKTPQTPGGLDGPGKKVNKVFLAEDSYAPDFSKCKEFYFSILTDRSTQKNVIIYSTQGGMDIEKVAEETPDLVFKEFVDPAIGFQDFQARKIAFQLGLSGKVFKEMSLFVKSLYQTFVDKDLTLIEINPTLIDCHEQVVAVDCKISIDDNALYRHPELEAMRDETEEDPTEVEAKNYHLNYVKLDGNVGCMVNGAGLAMATMDIIKLSGGNPANFLDVGGTADAQRVEQAFRIILKDPEVKAILVNIFGGIVRCDRVAQGIVDAYKNMGNIQVPIIIRLQGTNAEIAKEMIDASGLKVHSAIELQDAANIVKNVLSN, encoded by the coding sequence ATGAATTTACACGAATATCAAGGCAAACAACTACTGGAACAACATGGTGTGAGGGTACAAAGAGGAGTTCTGGTGGAAAATTCTTCAGAATTTGAATCCGCTTTCCAAAAACTGATCGATCATACCCAAACCGGATTTGTGGTCGTAAAGGCGCAAATTCACGCCGGCGGTCGCGGTAAAGGCGGCGGAGTTAAACTAGCCAAAAATAAAAATGAAGTACTTGAGTTTGCAAACCAAATTCTTGGCATGCAGCTTAAAACTCCACAGACCCCTGGTGGCTTGGATGGACCCGGAAAGAAAGTAAACAAAGTATTTTTAGCAGAAGATTCTTATGCACCTGATTTTTCCAAATGCAAAGAATTTTATTTTTCGATATTGACCGACCGATCCACTCAAAAAAATGTGATCATCTACTCCACTCAGGGTGGTATGGACATTGAGAAAGTGGCTGAAGAAACTCCTGATCTAGTTTTTAAGGAATTTGTCGATCCTGCGATTGGTTTTCAGGATTTTCAGGCCAGGAAAATTGCTTTTCAGCTTGGTTTAAGCGGAAAAGTATTTAAAGAAATGTCGCTATTTGTTAAATCCCTTTATCAGACCTTTGTAGATAAAGATCTCACCTTAATAGAAATCAACCCCACGCTGATCGATTGTCACGAACAAGTAGTTGCAGTCGACTGTAAAATAAGTATCGACGATAATGCACTTTACAGGCATCCGGAGCTCGAAGCGATGAGAGACGAAACAGAAGAAGATCCGACAGAAGTTGAAGCAAAGAATTATCACCTCAATTATGTAAAACTCGACGGCAACGTAGGATGCATGGTCAACGGTGCCGGATTGGCAATGGCTACTATGGATATTATTAAACTGTCGGGAGGAAATCCCGCTAATTTTCTCGATGTTGGGGGCACGGCAGATGCACAACGTGTCGAACAGGCGTTCCGCATCATTCTCAAAGATCCCGAAGTAAAAGCCATATTGGTTAATATATTTGGTGGCATTGTGCGCTGCGACCGCGTAGCCCAGGGCATCGTGGATGCATACAAAAACATGGGAAATATCCAGGTTCCCATTATTATAAGGTTGCAGGGAACCAATGCCGAAATTGCGAAAGAAATGATCGATGCTTCCGGTTTAAAAGTGCATAGCGCCATTGAACTGCAGGATGCTGCTAATATCGTTAAAAACGTATTGTCGAATTGA